The following coding sequences are from one Eucalyptus grandis isolate ANBG69807.140 chromosome 11, ASM1654582v1, whole genome shotgun sequence window:
- the LOC104427843 gene encoding pyruvate decarboxylase 1 — MATSSLSAPCSLWITDSSRPHRKTNHLIAKSAKIHSAINLDAHVGSLETSALSSKVARPHNGVASIVQPSCSIVALGPSEATLGSHLARRLVEIGVGDVFSVPGDFNLSLLDHLLAEPGLNLIGCCNELNAGYAADGYARSRGVGACVVTFTVGGLSVINAIAGAYSENLPLICIVGGPNSNDYGSNRLLHHSIGLPDFTQELRCFQTVTCHQAVVNNLEDAQEQIDTAIFTALKESKPVYISISCNLTSIPHPTFSRKPITFSLSPRLSDQMVLEAAVEAAAEFLNKAVKPVMVAGPNLRIAKACDTFVELADVSGYAHAVMASAKGLVSTEHHAHFIGTYWGTVSTAFCAEIVESADAYLFAGPIFNDLSSVGYSLLIKKEKAIIVQPDRVVIGNGPKFGFVQMNDFLKALAKRLNRNTTAYENYHRIYVPDGRPVKRDPKEPLRVNVLFQHIQNMLSSKTTVIAEAGDIWFNCQKLKLPTGCGYEQQMQYGSIGWSVGATLGYAAGAPNKRVIACIGDGSFQMTAQDVSTMLRCRQNSIIFLINNGGYTTEAEIHDGPYNLIKNWNYTGLVDAIHNGEGKCWTTKVCCEEELAEAIKTANGPKKDCLCFIEVIVHRDDTSKELLPFGGRLAAANSRAPIPR; from the exons ATGGCAACGTCGTCGTTAAGCGCGCCTTGTTCCCTCTGGATCACGGACTCAAGCCGACCCCACCGGAAAACCAACCACCTGATCGCGAAGTCAGCGAAGATTCATAGTGCAATAAACCTGGACGCCCATGTTGGCTCGCTGGAGACGAGCGCGCTCTCGTCCAAGGTGGCCAGGCCCCACAATGGCGTCGCCTCCATCGTCCAGCCCTCCTGCTCCATCGTGGCCCTTGGCCCCTCGGAGGCCACCCTCGGCAGCCATCTGGCTCGTCGGCTTGTTGAGATTGGCGTGGGTGACGTGTTCTCTGTCCCAGGGGACTTCAACCTATCACTCCTTGATCACCTCCTCGCTGAGCCGGGCCTCAACCTCATTGGCTGTTGCAATGAGCTGAACGCCGGGTACGCTGCCGACGGCTATGCCCGGTCCCGAGGTGTGGGCGCCTGTGTGGTGACGTTCACCGTGGGCGGGCTCAGCGTCATAAATGCGATAGCAGGCGCATACAGCGAGAACCTGCCGCTCATCTGCATCGTCGGCGGGCCTAACTCCAACGACTACGGCAGCAACCGGCTCCTCCATCACAGCATCGGCTTGCCCGATTTCACCCAAGAACTGCGGTGTTTTCAGACTGTCACTTGCCATCAG GCGGTGGTGAATAACCTTGAAGATGCACAAGAGCAAATCGACACTGCAATCTTTACGGCACTGAAAGAGAGCAAGCCTGTGTACATCAGCATCAGCTGTAACTTAACTTCGATCCCTCACCCTACTTTCAGCCGCAAGCCCATCACCTTTTCGCTCTCTCCCAGGTTGAGCGATCAAATGGTTTTGGAGGCTGCGGTGGAGGCAGCTGCCGAGTTCCTGAACAAGGCAGTGAAGCCCGTCATGGTTGCCGGGCCCAATCTCCGCATCGCAAAGGCATGCGATACCTTTGTCGAATTGGCCGATGTGTCAGGTTATGCCCACGCAGTGATGGCCTCTGCCAAAGGTCTTGTCTCCACCGAGCACCACGCCCACTTCATCGGGACGTACTGGGGTACAGTGAGCACCGCATTCTGCGCAGAGATCGTGGAGTCTGCCGATGCGTACTTGTTCGCAGGGCCCATCTTCAATGACCTTAGCTCCGTTGGTTACTCCCTCCTTAtcaagaaggagaaggcgaTCATAGTGCAGCCCGATCGGGTCGTGATCGGGAACGGCCCCAAGTTTGGGTTTGTCCAGATGAATGATTTCCTAAAGGCACTTGCCAAGCGACTTAACCGCAATACAACGGCTTATGAGAACTACCACAGAATATACGTTCCTGACGGACGTCCTGTCAAGCGTGACCCTAAGGAGCCACTGAGGGTCAATGTTCTGTTCCAACATATTCAGAACATGCTGTCGAGCAAGACTACCGTGATCGCTGAGGCAGGAGATATTTGGTTCAATTGCCAGAAACTTAAATTGCCCACAGGCTGTGG TTACGAGCAACAAATGCAGTATGGATCAATTGGTTGGTCCGTCGGAGCGACTCTTGGATATGCGGCGGGTGCGCCTAACAAGCGGGTGATTGCTTGCATTGGCGATGGGAGCTTCCAG ATGACTGCTCAGGATGTCTCGACGATGCTGCGATGCAGACAGAACAGCATCATCTTCCTAATAAACAACGGCGGATACACCACTGAGGCTGAGATTCACGACGGACCTTACAACCTAATCAAGAACTGGAATTACACCGGCTTGGTGGACGCTATCCACAACGGGGAGGGCAAGTGCTGGACAACGAAG GTTTGTTGCGAGGAGGAACTTGCCGAGGCGATTAAGACTGCGAATGGGCCCAAGAAAGATTGCTTGTGCTTCATCGAGGTGATTGTACACAGGGACGACACGAGCAAAGAGTTGCTCCCATTTGGCGGTAGACTTGCAGCCGCCAATAGCCGCGCACCCATTCCTCGCTGA